A window from Ardenticatena maritima encodes these proteins:
- a CDS encoding DUF7544 domain-containing protein has product MQYQALLSRSWHIFKTNRTLWWLAFLLALSGRSFGNFNLPDLSGQFDNASPWMESSQIPDLSLALIVGAVCITFLLMIVLAVVRYVARVGFIQTVVHAEQGEHLSFKAALRLGWSKDAWRLFLADFLLGLGVVGVALLFFILPLCGLLVFADASLSAGIDVVGVIFIVIFILIGLLALFIVSAIVTLLSNLASRAIVLEKWGALEGLQVAWDLVLTNVKTLLVLFLIAFGIGLLSGVAQLVVMFVVGLPLLFVGIAIWMAVESIALMVMLALVGMLLLWLASAILQAPFEGFLETYWTLAFQELRKPATATPAA; this is encoded by the coding sequence ATGCAATACCAGGCGTTGCTTTCCCGCTCGTGGCACATTTTCAAAACCAACCGCACGTTATGGTGGCTGGCGTTTTTGCTCGCGTTGTCAGGGCGAAGTTTCGGGAATTTCAATCTTCCCGATTTGTCGGGGCAATTTGACAATGCCTCTCCATGGATGGAGTCCTCTCAGATACCCGACCTGTCTCTGGCGCTCATTGTGGGGGCGGTATGTATAACCTTTTTGCTCATGATTGTGTTGGCGGTAGTGCGCTATGTGGCGCGTGTCGGGTTTATTCAAACTGTTGTGCACGCCGAGCAGGGGGAACACCTCTCATTCAAGGCCGCCCTGCGCTTGGGATGGTCAAAAGATGCCTGGCGTCTCTTTCTGGCGGATTTCTTGTTGGGACTGGGCGTTGTAGGGGTCGCGCTCCTGTTTTTCATCTTACCGCTGTGTGGCTTGCTCGTTTTCGCCGATGCGTCACTTAGTGCAGGGATTGACGTAGTAGGCGTCATCTTCATAGTCATATTCATCCTCATCGGGCTTCTTGCTCTCTTTATCGTGAGCGCGATCGTTACGCTGCTCTCCAATCTCGCCAGCCGGGCGATTGTCCTTGAAAAGTGGGGCGCACTGGAGGGCTTGCAGGTGGCATGGGACCTGGTGCTCACCAACGTAAAGACTTTGTTGGTGCTGTTCTTGATAGCGTTTGGCATTGGGTTGCTCAGCGGTGTTGCGCAACTCGTGGTCATGTTTGTTGTAGGATTGCCATTGCTCTTTGTGGGAATTGCCATCTGGATGGCTGTTGAGAGTATCGCGTTGATGGTCATGTTGGCGCTGGTGGGTATGCTGCTGCTCTGGCTGGCGAGCGCCATTTTGCAAGCGCCCTTCGAGGGCTTTCTGGAAACATACTGGACGCTTGCATTTCAGGAGTTGCGAAAGCCGGCAACGGCGACCCCCGCGGCCTGA
- the modA gene encoding molybdate ABC transporter substrate-binding protein encodes MAHSGRMLRQWLVPLVGLLWLLACRAPQAEPPSALTVSAASDLVLAFDEIGNAFTDQTGVPVVFNFGSTGLLAQQIEEGAPVDVFAAANIAYVEDLAQKGIIDPDSITLYARGRLVLWTLPEHGLTIERLEDLTDPRIRRIAIANPDHAPYGMAAREALQRAGVWETVQPKLVLGENVRQAFQYAATGNVDVAIIALSLAIPSDGEWVLVPETYHAPIDQAMGIVRTSRMPREAADFVAFVNSEEGRAIMKRYGFLLPNETLP; translated from the coding sequence ATGGCACACAGTGGACGCATGCTTCGACAATGGCTTGTGCCGTTGGTCGGTCTTCTTTGGCTCTTGGCGTGTCGTGCTCCCCAAGCGGAACCGCCGTCTGCGTTGACGGTTTCCGCTGCGTCCGACCTGGTGTTAGCATTTGACGAAATTGGCAACGCCTTTACAGACCAGACGGGTGTGCCTGTGGTCTTCAATTTTGGCTCCACCGGTTTGCTTGCCCAGCAAATTGAAGAGGGCGCACCTGTGGATGTGTTCGCCGCCGCCAATATCGCCTATGTGGAAGACCTTGCCCAAAAGGGCATCATTGACCCCGACAGCATCACGCTCTACGCGCGGGGAAGGTTGGTGCTCTGGACGCTGCCTGAGCACGGATTGACGATTGAGCGCCTGGAAGATTTGACCGACCCACGCATTCGGCGCATCGCCATTGCCAACCCCGACCACGCCCCCTATGGTATGGCGGCGCGCGAGGCGTTGCAGAGAGCCGGAGTGTGGGAAACAGTGCAACCCAAACTCGTGTTGGGCGAAAACGTGCGGCAGGCGTTTCAGTATGCCGCCACGGGCAACGTTGATGTGGCGATCATTGCGCTTTCGCTGGCGATTCCATCCGATGGAGAGTGGGTCCTCGTTCCGGAAACCTATCACGCCCCCATTGATCAAGCGATGGGCATTGTGCGCACCAGCCGCATGCCGCGCGAAGCGGCTGACTTTGTCGCCTTCGTCAACAGCGAAGAGGGGCGCGCCATCATGAAGCGGTATGGCTTCTTGTTGCCCAATGAAACATTGCCTTGA
- a CDS encoding 30S ribosomal protein S1, giving the protein MYPNVPWAQPADEEYWQAIVTQGKWAPAIPSRAEDEAERRYEPVEIPEELWERLEEIFTNGETLDLPVVGYNKGGLLVEWEDVQGFVPASQLRDTNIISAPEARQAYLESRVGETLRLKIIELDRAQNRIIFSERATQWEGRCPDDIIETVQPGDIRRGIVSNVTHFGVFVDLGGIDGLIHVSELSWQRVSHPRDLLAPGDEVEVYVVEVDRPRRRIALSLKQLQPNPWLKVAERYEEGDIVEVEITNVVDFGAFARLDEGVEGLIHISELGNGDVNPRMVLHEGQRIRARIMSIDPEQQRIGLTLRETGEYEYNEEASGDGVNYSADMTEYDESPGTF; this is encoded by the coding sequence ATGTATCCAAATGTTCCGTGGGCACAACCAGCAGATGAAGAATACTGGCAAGCCATCGTGACCCAAGGCAAATGGGCGCCCGCCATCCCCTCGCGCGCTGAGGATGAGGCGGAGCGCCGATACGAACCCGTCGAAATTCCCGAAGAACTTTGGGAGCGCCTGGAAGAGATTTTTACCAATGGCGAAACGCTCGACCTGCCCGTAGTGGGCTACAACAAAGGCGGGCTTCTGGTGGAATGGGAAGACGTTCAGGGCTTCGTTCCCGCCTCGCAATTGCGCGACACCAACATCATCAGCGCCCCCGAAGCGCGCCAGGCGTATCTCGAAAGCCGCGTTGGTGAAACATTGCGCCTCAAAATTATCGAACTCGACCGCGCGCAAAACCGCATCATTTTCAGCGAACGCGCAACCCAATGGGAAGGGCGTTGCCCTGATGACATCATCGAAACAGTGCAACCCGGCGACATCCGCCGTGGCATCGTCAGCAACGTGACGCATTTCGGTGTTTTCGTGGACCTGGGCGGCATTGACGGTCTCATTCACGTTTCGGAATTGTCGTGGCAACGTGTCAGCCACCCGCGCGACCTGCTGGCGCCCGGCGATGAAGTCGAAGTCTATGTGGTTGAAGTGGACCGCCCACGCCGCCGCATTGCCCTGAGCCTGAAACAGTTGCAACCCAACCCCTGGCTGAAAGTCGCGGAGCGCTACGAAGAAGGCGATATTGTCGAAGTCGAAATTACAAACGTGGTTGATTTTGGCGCGTTCGCGCGGCTGGATGAAGGCGTCGAAGGGTTGATTCATATCTCCGAACTGGGGAACGGCGACGTCAACCCGCGCATGGTCTTGCATGAAGGGCAACGCATCCGCGCCCGCATCATGAGCATTGACCCCGAACAACAACGCATTGGCTTGACCTTGCGCGAGACGGGCGAATACGAATACAATGAAGAAGCATCTGGAGACGGGGTCAATTACTCAGCGGATATGACTGAATACGATGAATCGCCGGGCACGTTCTAA
- a CDS encoding DNA translocase FtsK encodes MNRRARSKSKQPEETRRTLVAADVAGVLLIAGGLFTALALWRDSGLVLGWYGQEVRLLFGTGAPLFALALILAGWFLFAQPNDRPIDIQVWQRLLGGEMLLVLLLALWHGIRATNPLQTDDLPAGVIGWLVFSAPATLIGVPATLLLYALLALLLLLHLLPLETEDVQARLQAWRTALRETAQRWRTPPQPITVPPAPIETPATPPTPNDAEAPSQPTKPTRKNKAQRPAPQEEADDVPPLRTRRPHPRDLPPLDLLHDGEDMGVDMAAARARARLIEETLAAFGVPAQVVQINPGPTVTQFGIKPGFIERRLADGTVKRTKVRVSKITSLADDLALALSAKSIRVEAPVPGRPYVGIEVPNSEANLVSLKGILTSEEFTQSNAEIPFALGRDVSGNPVVADLTKMPHLLIAGATGSGKSVCINAIIACLLFNFTPDDLRLLLVDPKMVELIPYNGIPHLISPVLTDVEKVVGALRWALAEMDRRYKLFSQRGKRNLQAYNAWAERAGEETLPYLVIIIDELADLMMVAPDEVERMICRLAQMARATGIHLIIATQRPSVDVVTGLIKANFPARIAFAVASSIDSRVILDAPGAETLLGRGDMLFMAPDSSKLQRLQGAFISDEEINALVTWWRTHVPQETIAQPEVSWDEFLADSEMVEEDELLPTAIDLVQEYEWVSTSFLQRKLRIGYNRAARLMDLLEERGIVGPPDDKNRGSRPVLRGRSVDDEFDDEDDIVYEDDEDFAQPDWDDF; translated from the coding sequence ATGAATCGCCGGGCACGTTCTAAATCGAAACAGCCAGAGGAGACGCGGCGCACCCTGGTTGCCGCCGACGTCGCCGGTGTTTTGCTGATTGCAGGCGGTTTATTCACGGCACTGGCACTCTGGCGCGATTCAGGGCTTGTCCTCGGTTGGTATGGTCAAGAGGTGCGCCTGCTCTTTGGAACAGGCGCGCCTCTTTTTGCATTGGCGCTCATCCTCGCCGGCTGGTTTCTCTTCGCCCAACCGAACGACCGTCCGATCGACATCCAGGTCTGGCAGCGTTTGCTGGGCGGCGAGATGCTGTTGGTGCTCCTGCTGGCACTTTGGCATGGCATCCGCGCCACCAACCCATTGCAAACCGACGACCTACCGGCGGGCGTCATCGGCTGGCTGGTTTTCTCGGCGCCTGCGACGCTCATCGGCGTACCCGCCACGCTGCTGCTCTACGCCCTGCTGGCGCTGCTGCTCCTGCTTCACCTCCTTCCACTCGAAACCGAAGACGTGCAAGCCCGCTTGCAAGCGTGGCGCACTGCTCTGCGCGAAACCGCACAACGCTGGCGCACCCCGCCACAGCCGATTACCGTTCCACCTGCGCCCATAGAGACTCCGGCCACACCACCCACACCCAACGACGCCGAAGCGCCGTCTCAACCTACCAAACCGACCCGCAAGAACAAAGCCCAACGCCCTGCACCACAGGAAGAAGCCGACGACGTGCCCCCGCTGCGAACCCGTCGCCCCCACCCGCGCGACCTGCCCCCCCTGGACCTGCTCCATGACGGCGAGGACATGGGCGTGGACATGGCGGCCGCACGGGCACGCGCCCGCCTGATCGAAGAAACCCTGGCGGCGTTCGGCGTGCCGGCGCAAGTGGTGCAAATCAACCCCGGTCCCACCGTGACCCAATTCGGCATCAAGCCCGGCTTCATCGAACGCCGTCTCGCCGATGGGACAGTCAAGCGCACCAAAGTGCGCGTCAGCAAAATCACATCGCTGGCGGACGACCTGGCGCTGGCGCTTTCTGCCAAAAGCATCCGTGTTGAAGCGCCTGTGCCGGGACGCCCCTATGTGGGCATCGAAGTGCCCAACAGCGAAGCCAACCTGGTCTCGCTGAAAGGCATTCTCACCAGCGAAGAATTCACCCAAAGCAACGCCGAAATCCCCTTTGCGTTGGGGCGCGACGTGAGCGGCAACCCCGTTGTCGCCGACCTCACCAAAATGCCCCACCTGCTCATCGCCGGCGCGACAGGGAGCGGGAAATCGGTCTGTATCAACGCCATCATCGCCTGCCTGCTCTTCAACTTCACCCCCGACGACCTGCGGCTCTTGCTCGTGGACCCCAAAATGGTGGAACTGATTCCCTACAACGGCATTCCACACCTCATCTCACCAGTGTTGACGGACGTGGAAAAAGTCGTGGGGGCGTTGCGTTGGGCGCTGGCGGAAATGGACCGGCGCTACAAACTCTTCTCCCAACGGGGCAAACGCAACCTGCAAGCCTACAACGCATGGGCGGAACGGGCGGGCGAAGAAACACTGCCGTATCTGGTCATCATCATTGACGAATTAGCCGACTTGATGATGGTCGCGCCGGATGAAGTCGAGCGCATGATTTGCCGCCTGGCGCAAATGGCGCGCGCCACCGGTATTCACCTCATCATCGCCACCCAGCGCCCCAGCGTGGACGTAGTGACGGGGCTTATCAAAGCCAACTTCCCGGCGCGTATCGCGTTCGCCGTCGCCAGCAGCATTGACAGCCGTGTCATCCTGGACGCTCCCGGCGCCGAAACCCTGCTCGGTCGGGGCGATATGCTCTTCATGGCGCCCGATTCCAGCAAACTGCAACGCTTGCAAGGCGCTTTTATCAGCGATGAAGAAATCAACGCGCTGGTCACCTGGTGGCGCACGCATGTGCCGCAAGAAACCATTGCACAACCCGAAGTCTCATGGGATGAGTTTCTTGCGGACAGCGAGATGGTTGAAGAAGATGAATTGCTCCCCACGGCGATTGACCTCGTGCAAGAGTACGAATGGGTTTCAACCTCTTTCCTGCAACGCAAACTGCGCATCGGCTACAACCGCGCCGCCCGCCTGATGGACCTGCTGGAAGAGCGCGGCATTGTTGGTCCACCGGACGACAAAAACCGGGGCAGTCGCCCCGTGCTGCGTGGGCGTTCGGTGGACGATGAGTTTGACGATGAGGACGATATCGTTTACGAAGACGACGAGGATTTTGCCCAACCCGATTGGGACGATTTTTAG
- a CDS encoding c-type cytochrome, translating into MKTLRTFAAFVAFVLMLTACGGGTTTPPTPTLDPVAARGKRIFSQHCAACHSLSPDTIIVGPSLAGIATRAAERVPGMDARTYIEQSILKPDAYIVEGFPNAMPNEFGKKLSGEELDALVHFLLTLQ; encoded by the coding sequence GTGAAGACCCTGCGCACCTTTGCCGCTTTTGTTGCGTTTGTGCTGATGCTGACCGCATGCGGCGGGGGAACAACCACCCCTCCAACCCCCACACTCGACCCGGTTGCCGCACGCGGCAAACGCATTTTCTCGCAACACTGCGCCGCTTGCCATTCCCTTTCCCCCGATACCATCATCGTGGGACCTTCGTTGGCGGGCATCGCCACCCGCGCGGCGGAGCGTGTACCAGGTATGGACGCCCGCACCTACATCGAGCAATCCATCCTCAAACCAGACGCCTACATCGTTGAAGGGTTCCCCAACGCCATGCCGAACGAATTTGGCAAGAAATTGAGCGGCGAAGAATTGGACGCGCTGGTGCATTTTCTGCTCACACTGCAATAG